The Armatimonadota bacterium region CGCGACATCAAACTGGAATCCATCCGTCGCAACGTCGGGATGGTGATGCAGGAGTCGTTGCTGTTTTCGGTGACCATTAAGGAGAACATCGCCTATGGCAGGCATGATGCAACCGAAGAGGAGATCGTGCGCGCTGCCAAGCAGGCAGACCTGCACGACTTCATCCTGAGCCTGCCCGACGCCTACGACACCAAAATCGGTGAAGACGGCATCAAGCTATCGGTAGGGCAGAAACAGCGCCTGTCTATCGCCCGCGCCATTTTGACCGACCCCAAGATACTGATACTGGACGACGCTACCAGTGCACTGGACAGCCAGACGGAGGCGAACGTGCAGGAGGCATTAGAGCATGTGATGCAAGGACGTACCAGTATCATTATCGCGCACCGTCTGTCCACCGTGGTGAACGCGGACAAGATCGTGGTGCTGGACAAAGGGGAAGTGGTGGACATCGGCACGCACGAGGAGCTGGTGAACAAGCCCGGCGTGTACCGCACGCTCTACGAGGAACAGTTTAAGTCGGCGGCGGACTTGCTGTTGGTGGAGTAAAGATTTTTTTCCAAAATGTTCTCCTTTACCTCTTGACATCCGTTGTGGCGAGCTGTATACTGTAACTAAGCGTACACCGTTATAGAACGGTTCAAAATGGTCAGGAGGTTTCCGATGCGAAAAGGCTTCACCCTGATTGAGCTGCTTGTGGTTATCGCGATTATCGCGATACTGGCAGCCATTCTGTTCCCCGTCTTCGCGCAGGCTCGCTCTAAAGCGCGACAGACCGCGTGCATCAGCCACAGCAAGCAAATCGGATTGGCGATTATGATGTACGCCCAGGACTATGAGGAAACGTACCCGCCTTACCAGATTGTGATCCCGTGCCCGTGGCCCGACGTGTGCGGCACCTCACTGGTATCCGCTGGCTACCTGTACCTCGTTCAGCCGTATTCCAAGAACAATCTGTACTCCCAGTGCCCGGAGGCAAAGAAGCTGGATACGAGCGGCGCGGGAGGCAAGCGGCTATGGCTGGAAGGGCGCGTTGGCTACGGTATGGCGGTGCCTGTGCCCGGCAGTAGCGGTGCTTTCGGCGCGATGGCTCGGATGGAGTCCCCCGCGAATCACGTCCTGGTTGCCGACGCCGTACCCGATGGACCAAGTAGTCTGCCACTGCACAACGCCTGGGGAGCATACATGAACCACATGTCTCCGCCCTTTAGTCCCACCGCGTGGGGGCTGACCGGCACATGGCAGACCTGGCACCAGCGTCCTCACGGACGGCACACCGGCAAAGTCACCACCATCTTCTGCGACGGTCACGTGAAGGCACTGCCGTTCGAGGCGCTGTATCCTGTTGATGAGAAAATATGCACTCAGGGAGATGGCATGGGGTGCTCCACTCTCAACCTGTTGCCGGAGCAGGCGCCCCAGCAGTGGGAGCTGTGGAAGTAGACAGGGTGTGAGCATAAGGCGGCGCGGACACATTGTCCGCGCCATTTTTTGTTGTGTGCCTGCAACTTCCTCACCGTGCAGGGGTCTATAAACACCGATAGGGAAGGTGTGTTGACAACGCCTTCCCATTAGTGCGATAATACCGGTGACAACGCAGGGCGAAAGGAGTGGGCTGTAGCGAATGCTCAAGCGACTATTCCGATATATTCGGGCGCTATTCGGTAGCCTCCTGGGGCAGGTGGAGAACCCGGAGGTGATTCTGGAACAGGCGCGCGAGGAGATGCGCGAGAATCTGCTCAAGAACAAGGAACGTGCCGTTCAGGCGATTACCGAGCGCAATCGCCTGCGCGCCGAGGTGGAGAAGCTGGAACGTGCCTGCATGGACCTGGAGCGACGGGCGGAGATGGCACTGCGCAAGGGCGACAGGGAGCTGGCGAAACAGTTCTTGATGGAGAAAGCTTCATACCAGCGCTCGCTAGAATCGGTGAAGCAGGCACTGGCGCAGGCAGACCAGGTGGTCGAACAGGTGAAGCTTGCTATTAAGCGTGATGAGGAGCGGGTGCGCCAGAAAACGGCGGAAATCCTCGCCCAGAAGGCGCGCTGGAAGAGTGCACAGATCCAGAACTCCATCAACAAAGCGCTGGAAGGGATGTCGATGGACGATGTATCCCGCGACCTCGAGCGGGTGGAGGACAAAATCAGCCGTGCGGAGGCAGAAGCGCAGGCGCGTGCGGAAATGGCTCGCGAAAGCGTGACGGGGCGAGTAGCCGAGCTGGAGGACTACGCAGCCAGCCAGGCGGCTGAGGAAGAACTGGCAAAGCTGGAAGCGAGACTGGGGCTGGCTCCAGCGGCTGGTGAAACCCAGCAGGCTCAACCTGTGCCGGTGGAAACCAGCGAGGTAGATAAGGAGCTTCAGGAACTGGAGGCACGGCTCAAAGGAGACAGCAACACAACCACCTCTGGCTCATGATGAAAGCGCTCTTTGGTGTGCTGCTGACAGGATGGTTGGCGCTGGCGGTCATGTGTGGTGCAGAACCGCTGTATGAGTTCGGCTTTAACATCCGTGCGCGCATGCGCGTAGACAACAACCGCAACGCCAACCTGTTGCTTTACTCGCAGTTGGGAGAGTACTCGGATGTGCACCTTGCTCTCTATGGGGAGAATCGGCTGAGCATCTACTTTGCGCAGAAGTTGCAGAACTTTGATAAGCCGGTAGACCCGGACGATATCGAGCAAGCTTTCCTCAGTTATGAGGGGCGAGGCTGGAATGTCCGGGCGGGCAAGATGTGGGTGCCGTTTGGGCAGGGGATGGGGGAACGTGAGCTGGCAAAAGGCGTCTTCCTTTCTGTACCCATTTGGCGCGGCAACACGCTGGATATTGCGCTTGCCCACAACGGCAGCCGTCGCCAACAGGGTATGTTCTGTCGTTTCGGTTCGCGCTCGCTGGGCGCGTCCGTGGCGGTGGGGGAGAACCTGGCGCTCAGCAAAACCGCCTTTCGCTTCATCCGCGGCGAAGAGTATGAACCGGCTCTGGGCAAAGGGTACGGTTTGCTGGTGGGGCTGGATACCCGACAGATTGCCGGTATTACGCTGTGGCAGATGGAAGCGATCATAGCACGGCGTGGTCAGCTGCCGGATACGGAGTTCCTTATCGTGCAGGCGTCGATACGGTTGCCTGCCGGTCTGAACCCGGTGGTGCGTGCGGAGGCAGATAGTCATGCCCGCGAGTTGCGCTGGATGGTCTCTATGCAGCAAAACGTGGGTGGAGGCTTTGTGCTGTATCCGCAGGTGGTGTTTCGACGGTCGGATTTCGAGCAGGCGAATATCGAGTTGAGGGCAAGTTTCTGATGGGCATCTCACGACGCATCCGACGAATCCTCAAAGGCTATGTGAAAACCGCACGCGAGCGGCTGGACGAGCTCGAGGCGGAACTGAATGCGCGGCGGGAGCTGGAGGACTATCTGGAGCCCGGAGGCGGTTCCGGGGTAAACCTGCCGCCTGAGGTATCCACCGCTCGCCCCACGCTACCGCCAGTGGAGCAGGGGAGTACATCCTCAGGCGCTGTGCCGTTGTCACCAGACCTTCAAGCGCACTTCCGCTTGCTGGGTATCCCTTCCAACGCCGACCTCCGCCAGGCGCAAGAGGCGTATAAACAGCTGATGGAGCGCGCCAAGCCCGAACGGTTCCCGGAAGGTTCGGAAGAGCGACGGCGGGCGGAACAGATTTGCCAGCGCATCCAGCAGGCATACGACGCGGTGAGGCAGTATCTGGACCCCACCAGCGCACGGTTCGACCGCCTCGAAATCTGAAGGGCTGCCGATGAGCACGCCAAAGATAACCAGATACTCCATCGCTATCTACCTGCTGATTCTTATCCTTTTCTTCGCTCTGGTCACCGAAGGGCGTTTCATTGAACAGCGAAATCTCGTCAATATACTTCTGCAAAGTGCCATTAACACCATTTTGGCGGTAGGTATGACGCTGGTGATTATCACCGGCGGGATAGACCTTTCTGTGGGCTCGGTGCTGGCGCTGTGCGGCCTGGTGGGCACTGACCTCATGATGAACGGGCTGGTACTGGGCGGACGAACCCTGGTTCCGAAACCGGAGCTGGCAGTGGGCATACCGATTGCGGTACTGGTCTCCTGCGTGCTGGGTGCTCTCATCGGCTGGTGGAACGGCTGGCTGATTGCCCGCTGGAACATCGCACCGTTCATCGTCACACTGGCGACTATGACCATCGCGCGGGGAACGGCGTTCGTGTATTCTGATGGCAAGCCGGTGGGGAATCTGCCGGAAGCTTTCAATCGTCTGGGCGGCGGCACGGGAGGCGAGGTTCTGGGCATCCCCATTCCGGTATGGATTGCCATTTTTGTAGCATTGTGTGCACTGGTCATACTGCGGGCAACCCAGTTTGGACGCGCGGTTTACGCTGTCGGTGGCAACGAGCAGGCGGCTCGTTTGTCGGGCGTAGACGTGGCGAGAGTGAAAATGGTGGTGTACATGCTATCCGGTTTTCTGGCTGGGCTGTGCGGCATCGTGCAGGCGGCGAGGCTGGGCGCGGGCGACCCGAAATACGGCGAGATGTACGAGTTGAACGCGATCGCAGCAGTGGTGCTGGGCGGAGCGAGCCTGGCAGGCGGACGTGGAGGCGTCGGTGGCACGGTCATTGGGGCGATGCTCATTGGCGCGCTGGATAACGGACTGGTGATGGCAGGAGTGTCGGCGTTTTACCAGAAAGTCGTGAAAGGGGTAGTGATTCTGCTGGCGGTGCTGGGCGACGTGTGGCAGCGTCGGCGACGATAGCCGTTGATAAAACATAATATTTCTTATCGGACGTTACATATCTATCCTGAGGGGGTAAGACATGAGACGTTTGTTCGGGGTGCTCCTGTGTTGCCTTGCGCTTGCTGGTTTGGCTAGGGCGCAATCGCTGGAAGCCGGGTTCCGAAATCCGCCGGATTGGGCACGTCCCTGGGTCTACTGGTTCTGGCTGAACGGCAACATGACGCGCGAAGGCATCACTGCCGACCTTGAAGCCATGCAGCGCGTCGGTATCGGCGGTGTGTTGATTATGGAGGTTGACCAGGGCGTTCCACTGGGTTCGGTTCCTTTCGCCAGCCCTCAGTGGCGCGAACTGTTCCAGCATGTGGTCTCCGAAGCACATCGGCTCGGCTTGGAAGTGAACATGAACAATGATGCGGGCTGGTGCGGTAGTGGTGGCCCGTGGGTACCCCCTGACAAAGCCATGCAAAAACTGGTGTGGACGGAAACACAAGTTGCCGGACCAGCACATATAGACATTGTTCTACCTCAACCACAGGTTGTCGCGGGCTACTACCGGGATGTGGCGGTACTCGCCTTCCCTACTCCTGCCGCTGACTACCGTATCCCCGACATTGCTGGCAAATCGGCTCTCATTCGTCAGGAGTTCGTTCCGCCAGCTTCGTACCCGGAGCCGGACGCTTCTGCGGTGGTGAGATATGAAAATGTGATAAACCTTACTTCTTATATCCAAGAAAACGGCACGCTCATCTGGGATGTGCCAGAGGGTCGCTGGACGATCCTGCGCATCGGGCATACGCCCACTGGTGCGATGAACGCCCCGTCACCTGTCTCAGGTCGCGGTCTGGAATGCGACAAGCTCAGTCAGGAAGGCATTGAGACGCACTTCGCGGGCTTTATGGCGAAACTGATCTCCGATGTGGGTCATCTGGCAGGCAAGACGCTGGTCGCGACGCATATCGATAGCTGGGAGGTTGGCTCTCAGAACTGGACGCCGCGCTTTCGGGAGGAGTTTCGGCGGCGACGCGGCTACGATCCCCTGCCCTATCTACCGGTTCTCACAGGCAGAGTGGTAGAAAGCGCAGAGGTATCGGAACGCTTCCTCTGGGACTGGCGGCAGACCATCTCTGAGCTGCTGATAGAGAACTACGCGGGACATCTGCGTACCCTTGCCCACCGTCACGGTCTACGCCTGAGCATCGAGGCGTACGGCGATTGCGTTTTCGACGACATGGCTTACGCCGGGCGTGCTGACGAACCCATGGCAGAGTTTTGGACGACGCCTCGTCTGGCAGCTAGCAACACGCTGCCAGCGATGGCTTCTGCCGCGCATGTTTACGGCAAGCGCGTGGTGGGTGCAGAGGCGTTTACTGCCGATTCCGCCGAACGGTGGCTGCATCATCCGGGAAGCATCAAGTCGCTGGGCGACTGGGCGTTTTGCCAGGGCATCAATCGCTTCGTCTTCCACCGCTACGCCCTGCAACCCTGGAGAGACCGACGCCCCGGCATGAGCATGGGACCCTGGGGCTTGCACTATGAGCGCACGCAAACATGGTGGGAGTATTCCAAGCCCTGGCACCGTTATCTTGCCCGCTGCCAGTATCTGCTGCAGCAGGGCATGCCTGTGGTAGATGTGCTTTTCGTGGCGCCGGAGGGTGCGCCCCGCAGCTTTATCCCGCCTGCCTCCCTCAAACAGTTCGGTTACAGCGCGGATGCCTGCCCTGCGGAAGTGGTTCTGCGCGACCTGCAAGTGAAGAACGGGCGTCTGGTGCTGCCGCATGGTATGAGCTATCGCGTGCTGGTGTTGCCCGCCGTCGAGCGGATGACCCCGCGTCTGCTCAGGCGTGTCAAACAGCTGGTAGACGCCGGAGCGATTGTTGTGGGTGATACGGCTCCGGTCAAGTCCCCCAGCCTGTCGGGCTACCCACGCTGCGATGAAGAGGTGCGAGCGATTGCTGCCGAGCTCTGGGGCAAAGGCAAGGTCATCCGTGGCAAATCGGTACAGCAGGTGTTGGCTTCGCTGGGAGTGCCTCCGGATTTCCGCGCCGATCGGCTTCTGGAGTTTGTTCATCGACGTATCGGCAACGCAGACGTGTACTTCGTAGCCAACACCAGCGATCGCGCTGTCAGCGCGACCTGTGCGTTCCGCGTCTCCGGTAAGCGCCCGGAAATCTGGCATCCCGAAACAGGACGTATCGAACAGGTAGCGGTGTACAGGCAGGACAGGCAAATTACGCGGCTGCCTCTACACCTGAAGCCTTCGGAGTCGGTGTTTGTGGTTTTCAGAGCCTCTTCTCTTCGCGATGACCCCATAGTGCAGGTGAGACGTGGTGGACGCGATGTGTACTTTGTCTCTGCAGCACCGCCGGGAGTTCGCGTCCGCAGTGCGTTATGGGGACCAGAGGGCGACGCCGCACGCACCAAAGATGTGACGGGGCAGGTACAG contains the following coding sequences:
- a CDS encoding sugar ABC transporter permease, giving the protein MSTPKITRYSIAIYLLILILFFALVTEGRFIEQRNLVNILLQSAINTILAVGMTLVIITGGIDLSVGSVLALCGLVGTDLMMNGLVLGGRTLVPKPELAVGIPIAVLVSCVLGALIGWWNGWLIARWNIAPFIVTLATMTIARGTAFVYSDGKPVGNLPEAFNRLGGGTGGEVLGIPIPVWIAIFVALCALVILRATQFGRAVYAVGGNEQAARLSGVDVARVKMVVYMLSGFLAGLCGIVQAARLGAGDPKYGEMYELNAIAAVVLGGASLAGGRGGVGGTVIGAMLIGALDNGLVMAGVSAFYQKVVKGVVILLAVLGDVWQRRRR